Genomic segment of Bacteroides stercoris ATCC 43183:
GAATAGGTGTTTCCCAATGAGAGCATGGGATATTTATGGGCTACCTGTGTGAAGTTTTTATTCAAATCGCTTCCTACGCGCATGGTAGGCGAATTGTCGTCCTGGTATTCGGGATGTTCCTTTTCAAGCTCTTGTAATTCGCGCATCCTGTCATCGAACTCTTTGTCTGATATTTCGGGAGCGTTCAATACATAATAATTGTAGTTGTGCCGATGTAAGTCGGCGCGTAGCTGGTCTATCTTTTCTTTTACTGTCATAACGATTTTGGAGTTTGGACACAAAAATACGGGTTTCTCCCGAATATTTTTTGCTTTTACTCTTAACTTACACTATTTTTGCGGAAAAAATAAAATATATGCGTATTGATATCATTACTGTTCTGCCGGAAATGATTGAAGGCTTCTTCAATTGCTCTATAATGAAACGTGCTCAAAATAAAGGGCTTGCAGAAATACATATTCATAACCTTCGTGATTATACTGAAGATAAATACCGTCGGGTGGATGATTATCCTTTTGGTGGTTTTGCCGGAATGGTTATGAAGATAGAACCTATAGAGCGCTGCATCAATGCTTTGAAAGCCGAACGGGAGTATGATGAGGTCATTTTCACGACTCCGGATGGTGAACAGTTTAACCAGCCTATGGCTAATACGCTGTCTCTCGCTAAAAATCTTATAATTCTTTGCGGGCATTTTAAGGGAATTGATTACCGTATCCGCGAACATCTCATAACGAAGGAAATCAGTATCGGAGACTATGTATTGACTGGTGGCGAACTGGCGGCGGCCGTTATGGCTGATGCTATTGTACGTATTATTCCCGGAGTTATCTCTGACGAGCAATCGGCCCTTTCCGATTCTTTTCAGGATAATCTGTTAGCTGCTCCCGTTTATACGCGCCCGGCTGATTACAAAGGATGGAAAGTTCCGGAAATTTTACTATCCGGTCATGAGGCTAAAATTAAGGAATGGGAGCTGCAACAGTCATTGGAAAGAACTCGGAAATTACGTCCGGATTTGTTAGGTGAGTAATCTGTAAGATGTAAATAAAAATAAAAAGGGCATTCAGTTTGAATGTCCTTTTTTATGAAAATAGTTTGCGAATGGCTATGCTTTGTTATTCGTCATACCTCAAGTGCACCGATTATTTCTTTAACTGACTTATATCCGTGTCTGTTCAGATAGTCATCAATACCTTCTGCAACTTTCACGGTGATTGCCGGATCAATAAAGTTTGCAGTACCGATTTGAATGGCAGAGGCACCTGCGAGCATAAATTCCACAGCATCTTTCCAATTCATGATGCCCCCTAAACCTATGACCGGTATTTTTACTGCCTTAGCAACCTGCCATACCATACGGAGTGCAATAGGTTTCACTGCTGCTCCGGACATGCCGCCTGTTACCGTGGAAAGGATGGGACGTCTGCGTTCTGCATCTACAGCCATTCCTAACAAGGTATTGATGAGTGATACGCTGTCTGCACCGCCATTTTCAGCAGCACGTGCTATTTCTGTGATGTCTGTAACATTGGGTGACAGTTTTACGATAAGTGTCTTTTTGTAAACTGAGCGTACGGCTTTTACCACTTCCTCCGCTCCTTTGGCTGTGACACCAAATGCCATTCCACCTTGCTTTACATTAGGGCAGGATATGTTTAATTCTATGGCAGGAATATTTACAAGTTCATTAATGATTGCAGCCGTTTCCATATAATCTTCGATAGCAGAGCCTGAAACATTCACAATCATATTGGTTTTTATATCCTTGATACGCGGATAGATATGTTCAACAAAGTAATGTACACCCTTATTTTGCAGTCCCACAGCGTTTAACATACCTGATGGAGTCTCTGCCATACGCGGATACGGATTACCTTCACGTTTGTGAAGAGTAGTTCCCTTTACAATTATACCACCTATTCGCGATATATCGATGAAATCGGCGAATTCTTCACCATATCCAAAAGTTCCGGATGCTGTCATCACCGGATTTTTCATTTGCAATTCACCAATGTTTACACTTAAATCTGCCATAATAGTTTGTTTATATTAAAAACCGGACCTTCTTTACATACGCATAAATGACCTTCTGTGGTATTTTCCACACAACATAAGCAAGCGCCTATGCCGCATGCCATCATGTTTTCTAAAGACACTTCACAATTAGTGCCTTTACTTTTGGCATATTTGGCTACAGCCATCATCATTGGTTTAGGACCGCAGGTATATATTTGTTCGAAGTTCACCTTGCTCAATATAGAATGTTGGGTGACATATCCTTTTTCGCCATGACTGCCGTCTTCCGTGGTGGTATATACATCTCCATAGGCAGCAAAATCTTCTAATTGCAACAAGTCTTTATCGCTTCTGGCACCTAATAAGAAGGTGGGTTTGCTTCCGTTTTTCGCCAATTGCTCGCCTAAATACAACATCGGTGCTGTACCTACGCCGCCACCTACTAATAAGAGCTTATCCGAGGGCTTTTCAGGCATTGTGAAGCTGTTTCCTAATGGAAGTACCACATTGATTATATCTCCTTGTTTTGCCGCTCCTAATCGCTTGGTTCCATCTCCTACAAGTTGGATTAGAAACCACACCTCATTCCGTTGTTTGTCTACATAATTAATAGAGATAGGGCGTCGCAGGAAAGTAGTGGGTGAACCGTCTACGCGAATTTCGGCAAATTGTCCCGGAAGCATTTCCGGGAGCAGGGACGGGGAAGTCAATTTCAGCAGCGCATAATTGGCATGCAGTCGGACGTTCTCGGTCACTGTCAGATCTAAAATATATTTTTTCATATTATCTATAAAGAAGGATTATCTTTTGACTGCAAAGATACGGGAATTTGTGCAAATAGCCGTAGTTGCCTCTTAATTTTCCGGTTTGAATGTTTCATAAGTATTATCATCAAAGAAAATTCTTATTTCTGTTATTTTTTTAGGTGGTCTTTCTTTATAGATAATCTCTTGTTTTACAATCTCTTTAGGCGTATTTACTGGAGCTTCTAACGCGATTTCCTTGCGATTTTCCGGAGTGCTTGGCTCATTGGACGGATTTTCCGGATTGTCAGCAAATAAAGGATAGTCGAATCCGTTGTTTTCAACGGATGGAGAATTATTGCTCATGTTTCCTTTTCCTGTTAGCAGCCATTCAAGGTTGATGTCATTATACCGCTTGTGAAGTTTCAGAATAACTTCTGTACTTGGATTATTACGGGAGGCTAATATATGGGAAATAGTGGCTTGAGCTACTTCTATACTTTCGGCAAATGCTCCAGCAGTTAACTGCTCCCTGTCCATTATCATCTTAAATCTATCCTTTATACTCATGGCGTAGATATTATTACAATTGTATAAGTCTTTAAATCCGATTACAAAAGTAAATAATAGGATTTACAAAAGCAAATTATGAGTGTAATATTTTAAAATTTACAATCGTACTCGGCAAATTTACTTATGTCAAGCTTATATTTGTAAAGAGGTTATTTTTCATGAAAAACATCTCTAATATTAGCTTTAATAAAATACATTATTATGCTGATTTACAGTTTAATATATTGTATTGTAATAGGAGTATTACAGAGATTACAAATGTTTTGACGTCTATTTCTTATATTTATAATTTAAAAGTCTAATAAATAGTTATATATATCAGATTTATAATGATATATACTATGATTAATATGTTGTTAACTGCTCACGGGATAAAGATGTAATAATGTATATAATAGACGTAAACACCCCTATTTACAAAAGTGTTAATCATCTATTATGTATACATGTAATATGTTTAGCTTTGTAATATATACATTTGTGAATACTGTGTATTACATTGGTAATGCTTCATAGTTGTATAGTACAACTATTCCTCTATCCGGTTTATAAATCCTGGTAAAGTAATACTCGATTCTAAAAGAAAATTGGTGACAAAATTGGGAAGCGACTCTATGTTATCAGTTTTATGAAGGTCAACAATAAATTCTTTGCTTTATTTCAATATAAATACCCGAATGATTGAAAAGAAACGATTCTCAGAGGCTTATTTTGAATGTATTATACTGTATTATAGTATATTATGTGTATATTTAATTGCCGGATAAATCATGATAATAGAAAAAAAGGGGGAAAATCCCCCTAAATATGATAAAATGACACATAAATGAATCATTTTCGTATTTTCTTCTTTTATTAAAAAGATATGGAATGAGAAAATCAATGCAGGATTTTAAAGACCAATTCCCGTAAAAGGTCGCTATCGTTTAAGGAAGGGTTTCCTACTCCTTTAGACTTGGCATCTGTATATCGTATCTCTCCGATGATCTGCATGGTTTTTATTCCATTGTACATCCTCATGGCATTTAGATATTCGCGGGACTGCCACGGGCTCTTCAGACCTAAGAATGCTGCGATGCCTTGCTCTGATTTTTCGGGGGCATAATAGGCTAGCATCAGATTGGAAAAGAATCCGAAAAGTAAAGATAAAGTCATTTGAATCGGATTGGTTTTCGGATTTTCTTCAAAATATTTTATTATTCTGTTAGCCTTTAGAACATCCTTTTCCACGATGGCGCTGCGGAGTTCAAAGTTATTATAATCCTTGCTGATTCCTATGTTGCGTTCTATCTGTTCGGGGGTGACACGTGTCTGACCTTTTGGAAGTGTAATAATCAGTTTTTCCAGTTCTCCGGTAAGGCGGCTGAGGTCTGTCCCTACGAAGTCGGCAAGCATGGAAGTGGCTTTCGGTTCAAGGTCTATTCCTTTACGTTTCATATAGGATGTGATGAATACCGGCAGTTGGGATTCTTTCACTTTCCTGGACTCAAACAGTATGCCCGACTTCTCTATTTCAGCTGCGAGTTTTTTCCTTTTATCCAATACGCCATGTTTGTGGCATATTACCAATATTGTAGATAGCAAGGGTTTTTGAAGGTAGTAGGAAAGCTCTTCTATATTGCGTATGTTCTGTGCTTCCTTCACTACTACCACTTGGTGCTCGGACATCATGGGATAGCGTTTGGCTGCATTGATAATTGCAGCCACGTCCACATCTGCGCCATATACAACGGTGAGGTTGAATTCTTTTTCAGTTTCATTCAGTACGTTGTCCGTTATATAATCCGAGATGAGGTCGATGTAATACGGTTCTTCGCCCATCAGGTAATAGATGGGACGATATTGCCCAGCTTTCAGTTCTCTTAGGATATCATCGCACGTAATTTCTTGCTTGGCCATATTTCTTGGTTTTACCAGTCGAATTTCAGATGTTTTACGGTTTTCTTCGCATCAATAATCATGCGCAGAGATGCAATGCCGATTTCAACATGTTCCTTTACATAGTTTTGGGTTACTATGTTATCGCTTTTATCGGTTTTGACGCCTTCCGGAATCATCGGTTGGTCGGACACCAGCAACAAAGCTCCGGTGGGGATATGATTGGCAAAGCCGCAACTGAACAAGGTTGCCGTTTCCATATCGACTGCCATGGCACGGGTTTTTTTGAGATACTCCTTAAAGTCCTCATCGTGTTCCCAAATACGGCGGTTGGTGGTATATACAGTACCGGTCCAGTAATCGCGGGCATGGTCGCGAATGGCGGAAGAAACGGCACGTTGCAGCATAAAAGCCGGCAGTGAAGGAACTTCCGGCGGGAAGTAGTCGTTTGAAGTACCCTCACCGCGGATAGCGGCGATTGGAAGGATAAGATCCCCTATCCTGTTTTTCTTGTCGATGCCTCCGCACTTGCCCAAAAACAGGCATGCTTTGGGCTGAATGGCACTTAATAAGTCCATGATGATGGCGGCGTTGGGGCTTCCCATTCCGAAGTTTACGATCGTTATTCCTTCCGCACTGGCCGAAATCATATTAGCGTCCCTGCCTAGTATGGGAACATTGAATTTTTCGGCAAAAATTTCGACATACTTGTTGAAGTTGGTCAACAGAATATACTCTTCAAAATCCTCCAGGTTACGTTTTGTGTAACGGGGCAGCCAATTAGCTACGATTTCTTCTTTTGTTTTCATAAGATTTCATTAAATTTGTTCCGTAAAACCGTTAGGGAACGATTATTTAACTCACAAAAATACAATAAAAAAGTAAAAACAAGAAATTAAAATAGAATGTTCTCACTGAACCTGCCGGCGTTTGAAGCCAAGATTATTACAAGGGATGGAAAAAGAAGTATTTTCGATGTTATCCGCCGCCGATATGTTGCCTTGACCCCGGAAGAATGGGTGCGGCAGCATTTCGTACATTTTCTCATGACGCATAAGGGCTATCCGCAGGCACTGATGGCAAATGAGGTGCAGGTGCAGTTGAACGGTACTAAAAAGCGCTGCGATACAGTTCTTTACAGGCGTGACCTTACGGCACGCATGATTGTGGAATATAAGGCTCCCGAGGTGGAAATCACTCAGAAGGTCTTCGACCAGATTACCCGTTACAACATGGTGTTGAAAGTGGACTATCTGATAGTAAGTAACGGTATCCGGCATTATTGCTGCCGTATGGATTACGAACAGAACAGTTATACTTTTTTACAAGATATTCCAGACTACGCAAGCCTCTGATTTTACCGGCTGAATGAACCGTAATGAATCAGGGAATGAAAGGCAATGAGGCAGGGAGTGAATGCCTTTCATTCCCTAACTCATTACATCCCCTTTCAGAACACCTTCCTGAGGGGATTGAAAAGAACGGCAACCATGTAAACACGATAGCAAAAAAGATGCACTTCCCCCACTCTTTCCTACTTCATTTCATCGTATACCATCCGGGAAATGTGTGCGATGATAGCGGCATCCTCTTCGTCCGTTTCACTTGAGTCCGTTACGAAGACAGCGATATAATACTTCTTGCCACCGGGCATGATTACTATTCCGGCATCATTATCCGCCATCTTCACGCCTTTCAAATTACGATCGGAAGAACCGGTTTTATGCCCCACAACCGTATTGGAAGGCAATAAGCCTTTTAGTTTGTTGCTTCCTGTGGCTGTTTCTGTCATAGTTTTCCAAAGGAAATCCCGGTACACGGGGGCGAATAAATTTTTCTCATCGGCCATTTTCAGTAACCGTACCATTTCAGAAGGGGTGCTCCAATTGGCGTATGCCTTTTGGGGATTCCGGTGCATGGAATCTTCCGTTTCGGACAAATTGAAATCATTGATGCCCAATTTCCTGATGTACTGATGAATATGCCCTATTCCACCGGCATATTCTATGAGGATGTCGCAGGCATTGTTATCGCTTAGCGAGATGCTGTATTGTAAAAGCTCTCCCAATGATATATCCAGGTCTTGACCGGAATGCTTTTGCTGCAGCGGACTGTAGGTATTTGGCTGTAATTGGGAAGCTTTTACATGAACAATATGTTTCAATGGGATTTCCTCTCTGTTCATTTTATCCAATACGGCCAGGGCTACATGGAATTTGAATACGCTCAGAAGCGGATAGTGCACCTTGTTGTTGTGCAGTATGGTTTCGTCTTTGTCTGTCAGTACGGCTACGCCGACCGTGGCTTTCTTCCCTTTAAGGAAACCGGCAATTTTGCCTTCCAATGCCTGCTGTTGTGCTTGTAGAACGATGTTTATGCTGAAACACAACACGCCTATCAAAGTATATCTAAGCTTCATATTATTAATTTCATACATTTGTTCGAGTCAACAAATGTATGAAATTAATTTAAAGAGAAAAACTGCATTTCCTTATTTGCCCTTATTCTTTCCGAATTTTTCCTGCAGCTTTTGCATCAGCTCATAGAAGTTGGGAATATAGACCGTTGCCAGCAATGTATTCAGCGCCATACCGAATACTACTGCCGCTCCAAGGGCGACGCGGCTTCCCGCTCCCGCCCCTGTGGCGAACAGAAGCGGCATAACTCCCAATACAAACGCCAATGAGGTCATCAGAATGGGACGAAGCCGGATATGTCCTGCCTGGAACGCGGCGTCACGGATACTGTTGCCCTGTGCACGGAAGTCGCGTGCAAACTCCACAATCAGGATACCGTTTTTGGCGGATAGCGCCACTAACAGGATTATACCGATTTGCGTATAGATGCTGACCGGAGTTCCCATCACATAGCAACCCAGCATTGCGCCGAGTAATGCCACCGGAATTCCCATTACTGCTGCCACCGGACTTGTCCAGCTTTCATACTGTGCGGCAAGTACAAGGAAGGCCACTAACAACGCCATGATAAAGACTACGGTAGTGGTGGTTCCTGCCTGCGTTTCCTGGTAGGCAACGGAAGTCCATTCATAGCCGAATTCATTGCCGAGTTGGGTCTTTATCAAGTTTTCCGCTTGCTTGATGGCTTCTCCGGAACTGCTTCCCGGGGCTGCATTGCAGGTGACGGATGCGGTAGAGTACATATTATACCGGTTGATTTGGTCCATACCCAGTTGCTCGTCTATCTGTGTGAAGGAAGAGAAAGGAACCATTTCTCCCGAAGCATTGGGTACGCCTAACTTGAGGACGTCGTCGATAATACGTTGGGCACGGTCGCCAGCACCCAGCTTCACCTGATATATACGTCCGAACTGTACATAATCATTAATGTAGGCTTCTCCCATATAATACCCTAAAGCCGTGAAAACACTGTTCAACTGTATGCCCATCAATTGCACTTTGTCGCGGTCTATATTCAGGAAATATTGGGGGACATTGGCCTGATACTGGCTGCTGACGGATGCCAAAGCCGGATAATTGCGGTAATTTTCCATTAAAGTTTCCACGGCACGCTGCATTTCGGTGGCGCCGAGATTGTTACGGTCTTCCAATTGCAGTTGCAGTCCGCCGGTAGCGCCCAGCCCCGGAATGGCAGGCGGAACCATTGCAAAGACCTCAGCTTCCTGAATGCCATAGGCTTCCATGTTGAAACGATCGACAATGGCCGCTGCCGTGTGTTTTTTCCCCTTACGCTCATCCCAGTTTTTCAGGACTACGAAGTAGGTAGCGGCATTACTCTGCTCTCCGCCACCCATAACGGAAAAGCCGGATATGCCGATGTAATCCTTTACTTCGGGATAGGTGTCGAGCAGAGCGTTTATTTGTTTCCCCACCTCTTGCGTGCGCTCCAGGCTCGATGCAGGTGGAAGTTGCACAACAGCGAGGAAATATCCGTCGTCTTCTTCCGGTATGAAAGTAGAGGGCCACTTAACGAACAGCAACACAGCGATTATCGTAAATGCA
This window contains:
- the trmD gene encoding tRNA (guanosine(37)-N1)-methyltransferase TrmD, with protein sequence MRIDIITVLPEMIEGFFNCSIMKRAQNKGLAEIHIHNLRDYTEDKYRRVDDYPFGGFAGMVMKIEPIERCINALKAEREYDEVIFTTPDGEQFNQPMANTLSLAKNLIILCGHFKGIDYRIREHLITKEISIGDYVLTGGELAAAVMADAIVRIIPGVISDEQSALSDSFQDNLLAAPVYTRPADYKGWKVPEILLSGHEAKIKEWELQQSLERTRKLRPDLLGE
- a CDS encoding dihydroorotate dehydrogenase, which gives rise to MADLSVNIGELQMKNPVMTASGTFGYGEEFADFIDISRIGGIIVKGTTLHKREGNPYPRMAETPSGMLNAVGLQNKGVHYFVEHIYPRIKDIKTNMIVNVSGSAIEDYMETAAIINELVNIPAIELNISCPNVKQGGMAFGVTAKGAEEVVKAVRSVYKKTLIVKLSPNVTDITEIARAAENGGADSVSLINTLLGMAVDAERRRPILSTVTGGMSGAAVKPIALRMVWQVAKAVKIPVIGLGGIMNWKDAVEFMLAGASAIQIGTANFIDPAITVKVAEGIDDYLNRHGYKSVKEIIGALEV
- a CDS encoding dihydroorotate dehydrogenase electron transfer subunit, with translation MKKYILDLTVTENVRLHANYALLKLTSPSLLPEMLPGQFAEIRVDGSPTTFLRRPISINYVDKQRNEVWFLIQLVGDGTKRLGAAKQGDIINVVLPLGNSFTMPEKPSDKLLLVGGGVGTAPMLYLGEQLAKNGSKPTFLLGARSDKDLLQLEDFAAYGDVYTTTEDGSHGEKGYVTQHSILSKVNFEQIYTCGPKPMMMAVAKYAKSKGTNCEVSLENMMACGIGACLCCVENTTEGHLCVCKEGPVFNINKLLWQI
- a CDS encoding helix-turn-helix domain-containing protein is translated as MSIKDRFKMIMDREQLTAGAFAESIEVAQATISHILASRNNPSTEVILKLHKRYNDINLEWLLTGKGNMSNNSPSVENNGFDYPLFADNPENPSNEPSTPENRKEIALEAPVNTPKEIVKQEIIYKERPPKKITEIRIFFDDNTYETFKPEN
- the holA gene encoding DNA polymerase III subunit delta, coding for MAKQEITCDDILRELKAGQYRPIYYLMGEEPYYIDLISDYITDNVLNETEKEFNLTVVYGADVDVAAIINAAKRYPMMSEHQVVVVKEAQNIRNIEELSYYLQKPLLSTILVICHKHGVLDKRKKLAAEIEKSGILFESRKVKESQLPVFITSYMKRKGIDLEPKATSMLADFVGTDLSRLTGELEKLIITLPKGQTRVTPEQIERNIGISKDYNNFELRSAIVEKDVLKANRIIKYFEENPKTNPIQMTLSLLFGFFSNLMLAYYAPEKSEQGIAAFLGLKSPWQSREYLNAMRMYNGIKTMQIIGEIRYTDAKSKGVGNPSLNDSDLLRELVFKILH
- a CDS encoding AMP nucleosidase, translated to MKTKEEIVANWLPRYTKRNLEDFEEYILLTNFNKYVEIFAEKFNVPILGRDANMISASAEGITIVNFGMGSPNAAIIMDLLSAIQPKACLFLGKCGGIDKKNRIGDLILPIAAIRGEGTSNDYFPPEVPSLPAFMLQRAVSSAIRDHARDYWTGTVYTTNRRIWEHDEDFKEYLKKTRAMAVDMETATLFSCGFANHIPTGALLLVSDQPMIPEGVKTDKSDNIVTQNYVKEHVEIGIASLRMIIDAKKTVKHLKFDW
- a CDS encoding type I restriction enzyme HsdR N-terminal domain-containing protein → MFSLNLPAFEAKIITRDGKRSIFDVIRRRYVALTPEEWVRQHFVHFLMTHKGYPQALMANEVQVQLNGTKKRCDTVLYRRDLTARMIVEYKAPEVEITQKVFDQITRYNMVLKVDYLIVSNGIRHYCCRMDYEQNSYTFLQDIPDYASL
- the bla gene encoding class A beta-lactamase, subclass A2, with amino-acid sequence MKLRYTLIGVLCFSINIVLQAQQQALEGKIAGFLKGKKATVGVAVLTDKDETILHNNKVHYPLLSVFKFHVALAVLDKMNREEIPLKHIVHVKASQLQPNTYSPLQQKHSGQDLDISLGELLQYSISLSDNNACDILIEYAGGIGHIHQYIRKLGINDFNLSETEDSMHRNPQKAYANWSTPSEMVRLLKMADEKNLFAPVYRDFLWKTMTETATGSNKLKGLLPSNTVVGHKTGSSDRNLKGVKMADNDAGIVIMPGGKKYYIAVFVTDSSETDEEDAAIIAHISRMVYDEMK